AGCAATTCTAAGAGGTACTACTGTTAgccctgtttcacagatgaggcatTCTGTGATTAAATAACCCATGCCTAAGGTCAAAGGACTCTTCATTCACTTGTTCCTTTACaagccaatatttattgagcccctactatgtgccaagcactgcaaGTGCTAGGAgacagtggtgaacaagacagatgaAATTCCTGCACTCATATTCATGAGGGAAAGTGGTTCTGACATAAAGAGATAAGAGATAATGTGTGGTGACTGTTACAAGGGGGAAGTTTAGGGTATTATGGAGAGGGAATATCAAGATGTTGGAACTTGGCTACAAGACTTCTCTGAGTTATGATAATTAAGTTGATATGAGAAGAACACGAGCCCTCTTTGCCCTGTCACATAGAAGTCAGgtttggccaggtgtggaggttcatgcctgtaattccaagactttgggaggctgaggcagaagaatttcttgtGCCCAGGagtcaagagcagcctgggcaacatagcgagacccccgtctctacaaacataaaaatgaaaacatcagcctggagtggtggtgcacatATGTTGTCTtaactacttgggatgctgaggtgggagttcATTTGAGCCTacgaatttgaggctgcagtgagctaagattaccccactgcactctagcatggagACATCTGGGGCCTCTGACTTGGGCAGCCTGGCACCCTCTCTTTGCAGATCTCCAGGGACATGTAGCCCCCTTCCCACCAAGCTGGGGACCAGGGGAAGAGGGTGATTTTCTTCATGACTCTGGCTGATCTATCCTAACCCTCCTTATCAGCACCGCCAGTCATTCCATCATTCTCCTTCATGTGCCTCTCCTCTCCAGCCAGACTTCcgatgatatttcattgttctCTGAAATTACCtccatgaaattttaaataaaaatgagaaatgagcTCTTACAGCTTCTACATTGGCTCCATGcaatttttccttcccttccccccgcccacaatcaacaaagtgaacacAGCCCCTGCTCACAGACCGGTTTTCCTCAGAGGTTTTTGATAGACGATGTGAGATGGAGGCTTGCACGCAGGCAGCACACAGGCTGTTGGCAGACAGCAGTTAAAACTCTGGGAATTTTGCATTAAAATCCATATTTCTGACTTCTGAAAAAAGATCAGAAATGGCAGCACCATTCCCTCATCTCCTCACGGCAATGTTTGGCTTTAGCTGAGGAGCAGCTGTCTTCTGTAGATGAGGAATGCAATCTGCCATTCACCACAGACCCCACTCCTCCCTATTGATCCCCAGCCCAGTCTGCTTAAGTCATTTTCCAAGCTTGCTTGGTCTCGGAAGGCACTCAAGCTTGCACTGAATTTTAATTTGGATTTAAAGTGGATCTGGCACATTGTAAGTGGTGGATTGAGTAGctattattaatagtaataatggtaataatattCAAAGAGTACAGTTCCAAGGCTGGATAAACAGGATATAGGACTTTCTTGCACACAGTTGCATAAGAATAGTGATAGCCAAGCATTCATAACGACGCCCTCCCTCCTTTCTAATCAGCACTCCTACATTAGAATGTTTCTTAGTAAATTGCACAAAATTCCTATCCATAATAGAAACAGTGCATGTTGCAGCtaggtgattattattatttactatcaCCACGTAATTACACGTAATTTCAATAATTGCCCAAACACagactacataaataaatattccttaggaaaacacaaattaatgAAAAGAGAATCAAAGCTGGCAGTGAGAGCTGTAAGATCCTGCGGGcactttctcttttaaatgaGGCCAAAGTGACAAGCACGGAGGGGATCACCGGGAACACGGGCTTGCCAGGCACTTGGATCTTCTTGGGAACGGATTCAGGGCAGTGAGTATCTCTGGCTCGGTCTGTAGCAATTTCTTTGTCCATCGATGACAAAGAATAATAGTTTAGCTGATCTGAATTTGCATTCTACTAAACTGGTGAGTGTCTTTCTGTTCCagtgatctttctttctttcctttcttcattcattcaacagtgaTTGAGTAGCTATCAGGTACTGTGGACATTGTCCTGGGTGCTAGTGATACTGCAGGGTGCAAGACAGCCATGGAAAGTGACTTGTTGGAGTTTACAGTGTAGCATCCTCCTCTTGGCTCTTGGAGTATGTGATCCAGTCTGTTATTCCACACATACTTGCTCgtcacctactatatgccagaggGATCCAGATGTTGAGTAGTCTGCAGTAATCAAGCCAGATAAAGTCTTCCTCTCTTGGAGTTCACATAATAGAGGGAGAAGACTCATAAATACAGAATTAAAGCAAAAGAATTACAGCCAGTAACAAGTGCTATGATGAAAACCTGGGTTTGGGATTGGGTgccgtggttcacgcctgtaatcccagcactttgggaggccgaggcaggtggattacctgacgtcaggagtttgagactagcccggccaacatggtgaaaccctatctctaccaaaaatacaaaagttagctgggcatggtggcatacacctgtaatcctagctactcaggaggctgaggcaggagaatcacttgaacctgggaggtggagtttgcaatgagccaatattgtgccactgcacttcagcctgggtgacagagtgagcgggattccatctcaaaaaaaaaaaaaaaaaaaaaaaaaaaaaaagaaaacctggatTTAAATCCAAGCTTTGCCACTGTTACATGTTCTTGAACAGTTCGCTGCTTTATATCTCAgagtcttagttttctcatctgtaacgtAGGGGCAAAGACAGCACCTGCATGTCGGATTGAAGAAAGGAGTAAATGAAGTATTGcatataaaatacttaaacaATGCCCAACATAtattaggcactcagtaaatatatatttttaaaggagtgAGAGATCTGCATTGTACTGGTGCTTCCAAGGTCAACTCAAGGCTTACCTCCTCTGTGAAGCATTCGGTTGCCTCCCCCACTTCCTTCATGTCCTCCACCACACACAGTGCCTTCACTCTTCTAGAACCAAACTGAGTACTGCTGATTTATTTTACCTGCTAATTATCTGTCTCGCCAAACCTGATTAAGCTCCTTTAACTCTTTTGCAACCCCACTCTCATGCACCTAACACCCTACTGAGCCCTTGGTAGGCACTCAATACAGGTTTATTGATTGACGACGTGTACCTGAGTTGGTTTCCTTTGTCTTGATGCCTAGTCATCTTCTGTAGGTAAGGTGAAGGGGAGATGTGTGTGTTGTGGTGTTGGGATAAAATTAGGAACCTCCTCACTCCTACAGTGAGGTTGGCACTCATGTGAGTAAGGCTATTAAGACTATAGTCCCCAGATTTTCAAAGGCTGAATGCAGTAGATAACCCCCTCCTTTCttgcatgaaggagaaataaaggatAATCGCAGGGCTTTCTTCAgctccatttgtgtgtgtgaggaGCGTTACACTGGCAGTAattacagaaaggaaaggaaatggaataAGTACCAAAGGAAGAATTAGTTGTACTCGACCTAATTAAAATCCTGTAGAAAGAATTCTTCTCTTATTTGCAAAGGTGATCTAACATAACCTTGAAGCCATTGTATTAACCACTGTACTTTTCATTTTAAGGGGAATAAatggcagaaagatcacttgggAAAGGCAACCTTTCACTCACCTTTCAGAAATTAAATGACCTTGATTTCTGAACCACTTCCTCTCAATGAAATTAAATTGCATTGAACCCGGTCAGTTAACAAGGGGAAGTCAGTCAAGCCAGAGGAGGAGTTCACCCAACTGATTCTCTGGCAAAAGGACTTTGGGAAgcttttggaaaaggaaaaaaacaaacaaatagagaGGTGAGAGGCTTGGACCTTTGGTCAAAGTGGGCTGAAtttgattttttgctttgtttgaacacacacacacacacacacacagagagagagagagagagagagagagagaaagagagagagaagagaaagaagacataGTTGCTCCAGCAGTCTGGATAtaatagagaagagaaagaagatataGTTGCTCCAGCAGTCTGGATATAACAGCCACCACCATGATAATGATCCATAGTGTGTTCCTGATTGTACTAAGCCCTTTGTACAGGTTATCTCATTCATTCTTACAACTGTTCACAAGCTGCTATTGTTCTCCCCATTTTGCATATAAgagaattgaggctcagagacgtCAAGTACTGGCATCTCATATCTTAAccaaatggcagagctggagcCAGAATCCAGATTTGCCAGATTCTGAAAACATTGTGGTATATTTTCAACCAAATTGGGTGGGTGCTTGCCCACAGTCTCATTCATCACAATTCTATGAATCTTTTGTTCTAACTAGGCTATGTCACTGATAGGAATGTTTTTCTCAGGATGCCAGTGGCCCTTTGATCAATGTGGGAGGTGCCTTTGTGGCATATAGGGTTATGGTTTCATAATGGTGAAACTTTTGTAACTTGCACTTGGTGGCTGTTCATTATGATTGTTGTTCAGTATAAATTGGTAGGTGCATGAGAAATGCCATAGGTAAGGTCTTAACAGATAATGTGACTTTAGTCCTCATGGACTGATAATAGATTTTCCATCCAAATACGGGGACTGGAGCTACCAGTTGAGATAACTAAGGAGAGAAAAAGTTTAGCATAGTCATTATGAGTGCACACCTTGGGTTCTGATCGCCTGAGCAATCCTGGGATGTACCATTTTGTAGTTTTGCAACTTTGAGTAAATTATGCAAGCTCTCTGTGactctatttcttcattttcagaatGGAGAGGATTGCAGTACCTACCGTATAAGTGtgttgtgaagactaaatgaCAGAATTATATGATTAGCATACAGTAAGTGCCTAGTGAATGTTAGTTCTTAAGATACAAAATTTGGTCCCTGGCCATCAAAAAGTCTGAGCTTCTGGAAGAAGATAGAAGTGGTCAATTCCCTGGAAGCTGTTTACCAAGAGAGACTTGTTCAGAGATGAACTAGATTTGTGCtgatggaggaaaaggaaactaGGAAATGGAAGGGTCCATAGGATTTGCTACATTCTTAGCAAATGTCTCAGCTAGGTGTCCAGGGACAGAGCCCTTGCCAGATAAACCTAGGTAAGACAGAGGGAGTGAATGCAACTTAGGAGAATCCCTCCATATTTTCATCCTTCAGTCcatttattcttctctttctgttcctcTATCCTTCCACCTTTCCAttcgtccatccacccatcctttCCTCGTAGAGTCTGCCATCCTTCTAGACTTCCACTCATGCTTCTATCCTTCTGTATTTCTGTCCCTTTTGTAATTTTATCTGTTCACCCATCCATACCTTGTGATCACCTATTCTTTTATCCTTGGTATCTCTTAGTGGTGAAAAAGGCAGAATGTGGACATGGAaagtctggattcaaatcctatgTCATTTACTacttgtgtggccttgggcaaatgtTTTAACTTCTTCAAACTCCAGTTTCCCCATTTATAAATTGGGACTGTCTCCTGAAGGCaaaggagaatcactggaaagTTCTGAGCAAGGGAGTAACACAATTGTGTTTGTGCTTGACACCCCCCACCCTggctactttcattttttttaatacaaacaaTCCCATAGCATTTATTCCCATCTTGTAGTAACATAAGggtaatcaaaacaatatgaaTAAATGTTCATATTGGGACGAAGGATGTCTAAGAACAAACTGTATCCTTCTCAACAATTTCTCACTTCATTGATCATTTCTAGTTGGAGACACTTTGTAGCAGAGTAATATTATCTCCTTTTAGTATGATCCGACCTAGTTGTTTTCTTGACTTTGTTTTAGAATGAATCTCTTCTGCATCATCTAACACAAGGTTCATATGCTTATCAAAGCCAATGATACAGCCTTCTATCCTCATATTCACTTGCTTATACAGCCACACCTGAATCTGCGATCTATTTTGTAAGTATCTGAAGATGAGGTTGAAGGGCTGTACCATAACCCTCTGCACTTTCTGGCCCTGGCCGTAGTACGCCATGGTGGAATTGTACAAAGAGCACATCCACATGCTGACTCTGAGAGCAACTTCTGGAATGTTTTCCTCCCATTTTCTCTGTCGGCTGTGGAGAGGATAGAGTGAAAGGGGCAAGACCAACAAGAGGAAGGTCCGTTGGAAGGTTTTGCAAATAAATCAGACAAAAGATGATGTGAACATGAACCAAGTCTTGAGAGCTGTCACCTATCATGTGCTTAGGAGGTGTCAGGCTCAGTGCTACATGCTTTGCTAAGTCATTTCACTGAATCTTCCTAACGACCCTAAGAGTTAGATACTACTTTGTTatgtccatttcacagatggggagaaGGAGGCTTAGAGAGTTGAAGGAACTTGCTAGGATCATGCAACTGCTAAGTAGCTGAGCTTGGAATCAACCACAGATCATTTGACTCTGACATGCACCCTGCAACTCTAGGCTGCTCCCTGCGCAAGGATGCTGAGGATGTCCTTGTGAGGTTGTGGAATAGGGAACATTTGCAAGAGGTACTGCTGATATCAAAGGAGTAAGGGGACTTGACCCCAGCTGATTGTGGGAAGCATGAATACTGGTAAACTGACTCTCTGTGAGGGGATGGGAAGTGGGGAAGCCTTGGTTTGTAGTCTTTTCCAATTTAGGTATGAGTACTTCCcccatggctgatttcaagttACTAGCATGATATTACCAAATGGGAGTTGGGAAGAGACAGTGGGAAGTACAGAAGAGCTGAGGATGAGTCGGGAGTCTACAGCTTGTGGCTGAGTACAGGTAGGTGTGGTTAACAGTTACAGGGACTTTCTGATTTCCCTTGGGTCAGACGCAGCTTTAAGAAttccctgaaaactggaaaactgTTTCCTCAGAAAATTTCTTATTGTCACGAAATTCTGAAAACACTTCAAGGTTTTCATGGTTATATCAGAGCCCTTATGCTTCgtaaaaaaaatcttatgatATTTAATAAGTAAGTCAACAATAAGGATACATTTAGCTCATACATCTGCAGCTTGGCTGGGGATTGGCTGATCAGGCTAGGCTAGTTGCAGGGGCTCCACTCCAGGTGTCGGTCATTCTCTGCCTGGGATCAGCAGGCTAGCTGAAGCTTGGGCACATAGCAGTGGCAGAAACACAAGATGGTAAATGGAAATATTCAAGGCCTCTTAAACCCAGCCCTTGACTTTGGGTTTGGACGTGTGACTTCCTTTGGCTGATGGAATTAGGTGAAAGCAGCATGGTACAGAAACACAAGATAGTAAGTGGAAACATTCAAAGCTTGTAGGTGGTACCATGCTGCTTCCACCTAATTCCATTAGCTAAGGGAAATCATATGTTCAAACCTGAAGTCAAAAGGTGGGGAAATCCATTCTGTCCTTTTAGTGAAAAGGACTGAAAGTCACATGGCAAAGAACATGGATGCAAGGAGGTGTGGGGGAAATGGAGGCCAGTGAAACAGTCTCTCCCAGGGATATCTGTCCAGGTGAGCAGAACATACCCTTTCTCTGAGGGAAATAGGCCTCACGATTTTCAGTCCAAGTTTTGCCTTTAACCTTTACCCAACGTCTTTTGATCCTTTACCTTGGTGAGGacctacaggcttgagc
The genomic region above belongs to Chlorocebus sabaeus isolate Y175 chromosome 5, mChlSab1.0.hap1, whole genome shotgun sequence and contains:
- the LOC119621146 gene encoding small nuclear ribonucleoprotein E-like; the protein is MAYYGQGQKVQRVMVQPFNLIFRYLQNRSQIQVWLYKQVNMRIEGCIIGFDKHMNLVLDDAEEIHSKTKSRKQLGRIILKGDNITLLQSVSN